A genomic segment from uncultured Marinifilum sp. encodes:
- the gldA gene encoding gliding motility-associated ABC transporter ATP-binding subunit GldA has translation MSIKVQEVSKLYGKQKALDKLSFEIHEGEVVGFLGPNGAGKSTMMKIITAYIPQSSGIVEVNGINIEENSLEVRKQIGYLPEHNPLYLEMYVKEYLDYVASIYKLGKIRKSRIAEMIDLTGLNLEQNKKIASLSKGYRQRVGIAQALIHDPKVLILDEPTTGLDPNQLIEIRKLIQDIGKEKTVMLSTHIMQEVEACCQRVLIVNKGKLVADRNIDFLSSNMESKFITVEFNQEILLSYFNKIKELKEVQYLGNNKYMFSSISDIRKEIFDFAVANKFAILEMKSQNKNLEDIFHELTS, from the coding sequence ATGTCGATAAAAGTTCAGGAAGTAAGTAAGTTATACGGAAAACAAAAAGCACTCGATAAACTTAGTTTTGAAATTCATGAGGGCGAAGTAGTAGGATTTTTGGGACCTAATGGAGCTGGAAAATCTACTATGATGAAAATTATTACAGCTTATATTCCTCAATCTTCAGGAATAGTAGAAGTTAATGGCATTAATATAGAAGAGAATTCTCTTGAGGTAAGAAAGCAAATTGGTTATTTACCAGAGCATAATCCACTTTATTTGGAAATGTATGTGAAAGAGTATTTAGATTATGTTGCATCCATATATAAATTGGGTAAGATAAGGAAAAGTAGAATTGCCGAAATGATTGATTTAACCGGTTTAAATTTGGAACAGAATAAAAAAATAGCTTCTCTTTCGAAAGGATATCGACAGCGAGTAGGAATTGCACAGGCTTTAATACACGATCCAAAGGTTTTAATTTTAGACGAACCTACAACCGGATTAGATCCAAATCAGTTAATCGAAATTAGAAAACTGATACAGGATATTGGTAAAGAAAAAACAGTAATGCTTTCTACTCACATTATGCAGGAAGTTGAAGCCTGTTGTCAGCGTGTTTTAATTGTTAATAAGGGCAAGCTGGTTGCCGATAGAAATATAGATTTCTTAAGTTCAAATATGGAATCTAAATTTATTACTGTAGAATTTAATCAGGAAATATTACTTTCTTACTTTAATAAAATTAAGGAACTTAAAGAGGTGCAATACCTTGGCAACAATAAATATATGTTTTCATCAATATCTGATATTAGAAAAGAGATATTTGATTTCGCTGTTGCAAATAAATTTGCGATTCTAGAAATGAAATCTCAAAATAAAAATCTGGAAGATATTTTTCATGAACTTACCTCTTAA
- a CDS encoding alpha/beta hydrolase, which yields MKTIILTLALFVSTTLNIFASTSSIQVEIKGQGDPVLLLPGFTCPGEVWNETVAEISENHECHIVNYPGFGDVPAIDTLWLQTIKEDLEKYLQENKFKKLSIIGHSMGGTLALWLASEKRYNIKNLLIIDALPCMGAMMIPDYSSEKVSYDTPYNKNLLKMSDDEFKGMAMNFANYMSKTSSKHQQIADWIIKSDRKTYVYGYTDLLKLDLRDDLKNIESQVLILAAANPSKSMIEGVYNDQYSSLKKKEIVYIENTTHFVMYDQFNTYIKKLKQILN from the coding sequence ATGAAGACAATTATTCTAACTCTTGCCCTATTCGTATCAACTACTTTAAACATTTTTGCAAGTACAAGTTCTATTCAAGTAGAAATAAAAGGTCAGGGCGATCCGGTTTTATTATTACCAGGTTTTACTTGCCCGGGAGAGGTTTGGAACGAAACTGTAGCTGAGATTTCAGAAAATCATGAATGTCATATTGTAAATTACCCGGGTTTTGGTGATGTTCCTGCTATAGATACCTTGTGGTTACAAACAATAAAAGAGGATCTTGAGAAGTATTTACAAGAGAATAAGTTTAAAAAGTTATCGATAATTGGACACAGTATGGGCGGAACACTTGCTTTGTGGCTGGCATCGGAAAAGCGATACAATATTAAAAACCTTCTGATTATTGATGCTTTGCCATGCATGGGAGCAATGATGATACCTGATTATTCAAGCGAAAAAGTTAGTTACGATACACCATACAATAAAAATTTATTGAAGATGTCGGATGATGAATTTAAAGGTATGGCCATGAATTTTGCCAACTATATGAGTAAAACAAGCTCGAAACATCAGCAAATTGCCGATTGGATTATTAAATCAGATCGTAAAACTTATGTATATGGTTATACCGATTTACTAAAGCTTGATTTGAGAGATGATCTTAAGAATATTGAATCACAAGTTCTTATATTAGCTGCTGCAAACCCAAGTAAAAGTATGATTGAGGGTGTTTATAACGATCAATATTCTTCTTTAAAGAAAAAAGAAATTGTGTACATCGAGAACACAACCCATTTTGTAATGTATGATCAGTTTAACACATATATCAAAAAGCTAAAACAAATATTAAACTAG
- the metK gene encoding methionine adenosyltransferase, with protein MGYLFTSESVSEGHPDKVADQISDALLDKFLAFDPNSKVACETMVTTGQVILAGEVKTTTYIDAQDVARQVINRIGYTKSEYQFDGASCGVLSAIHEQSDDINRGVDREDPMLQGAGDQGMMFGYASKETDDYMPLSLELSHRLLIELAAIRREGREMTYLRPDSKSQVTIEYNENDMPERIHTIVISTQHDDFGPNDELMLAKIKKDVRNILIPRVIKQLPERVQAMFDEDFILHVNPTGKFVIGGPHGDTGLTGRKIIVDTYGGKGAHGGGAFSGKDPSKVDRSAAYASRHIAKNIVAAGVADEILVQLSYAIGVAEPVGVFVDTYGKANVSLSDGEIAEKIKELFDLRPAAIEQRLKLRNPIYEESAAYGHMGRTPRIVTKKFHSPYSGDIEREVELFTWEKLDYVEKVKEAFNL; from the coding sequence ATGGGATATTTATTCACATCAGAATCAGTTTCAGAAGGACACCCAGATAAAGTTGCTGATCAAATATCAGATGCTTTATTGGATAAATTTTTAGCTTTCGACCCGAATTCGAAAGTTGCTTGTGAAACTATGGTTACTACTGGGCAGGTTATTCTTGCTGGTGAAGTAAAAACAACAACCTATATCGATGCTCAAGATGTAGCTCGACAAGTAATAAATCGTATTGGTTATACCAAAAGTGAGTATCAGTTCGATGGTGCTTCTTGTGGTGTATTATCAGCAATTCATGAGCAATCAGACGATATTAATCGTGGAGTCGATCGTGAAGATCCTATGTTACAGGGGGCTGGAGATCAGGGAATGATGTTTGGTTATGCTTCTAAAGAAACCGATGATTATATGCCTTTATCTCTTGAGTTGTCGCATCGCTTATTAATTGAGTTGGCTGCAATTCGTCGCGAAGGAAGAGAAATGACTTATCTTCGTCCTGATTCTAAATCGCAGGTAACCATTGAATATAACGAGAATGATATGCCTGAAAGAATTCACACCATTGTAATTTCTACTCAGCACGACGATTTTGGTCCTAACGATGAGTTAATGCTTGCTAAAATCAAGAAAGATGTTCGTAATATTTTAATTCCTCGTGTAATTAAACAATTGCCAGAGCGTGTTCAGGCGATGTTCGATGAAGATTTTATTTTACACGTTAATCCTACCGGAAAATTTGTAATTGGTGGACCTCATGGCGATACAGGATTAACCGGACGTAAGATTATTGTAGATACTTATGGGGGAAAAGGTGCTCATGGTGGTGGTGCATTCTCTGGAAAAGATCCTTCGAAAGTAGATCGTTCTGCAGCTTATGCCTCTCGACATATTGCAAAAAATATAGTAGCAGCTGGGGTTGCCGACGAAATATTAGTGCAGCTTTCTTATGCAATTGGTGTTGCAGAGCCTGTTGGTGTTTTTGTCGATACTTATGGAAAAGCAAATGTATCTTTAAGCGATGGAGAAATTGCTGAAAAAATTAAGGAACTATTCGATTTACGACCTGCAGCTATCGAACAACGATTAAAATTACGTAATCCTATTTACGAAGAATCGGCAGCTTATGGTCACATGGGACGTACTCCACGAATTGTTACCAAAAAGTTTCATTCTCCATATTCTGGTGATATCGAAAGGGAAGTGGAACTGTTCACCTGGGAAAAATTAGACTATGTTGAGAAAGTGAAAGAAGCTTTCAATTTGTAA
- a CDS encoding transposase yields the protein MNGDKFRRQYKTNLSGFDQWDKKLHAKDYLIFPENIGSNLALDETAFSNGELYTILSNKDKKGKQGSLVGVFNGTQADSIISLIREHISEELRYTVKEVTLDMAGSMNKIVRKCFLKAEITTDRFHVQKLANDAVQELRIKHRWKIIDDENAEYKKAKLEGKLYKPEILENGDTLRQLMARARYALYKSPEKWTTSQEIRARLLFERFPEIKKAYRLSDGLRKIYNQSLEPNVARLKLAQWFDEIERAGMDSFNSIKRTFEVHHKQIVNYFLNRSTNAFAESLNAKIKNFRRSLRGIVDLDFFLFRLSKIFA from the coding sequence ATAAATGGTGATAAATTTCGAAGACAGTACAAAACAAATTTAAGTGGTTTTGATCAATGGGATAAAAAGCTACACGCCAAAGATTACCTGATATTTCCTGAAAACATAGGTTCTAATTTAGCTCTTGATGAAACAGCCTTTTCAAATGGAGAGTTGTATACCATTCTCAGTAACAAAGATAAAAAAGGAAAGCAAGGTAGCTTGGTTGGTGTGTTTAACGGAACACAAGCTGATTCCATTATAAGTTTAATTCGCGAACACATTTCAGAAGAGTTGCGCTATACCGTTAAAGAAGTTACTCTTGACATGGCTGGTAGCATGAATAAGATCGTAAGAAAATGTTTTCTAAAAGCTGAAATCACTACAGATCGATTTCATGTGCAAAAGCTGGCCAATGATGCCGTACAAGAGCTTAGAATTAAGCATAGGTGGAAGATAATAGATGATGAAAATGCAGAGTATAAGAAAGCGAAATTAGAAGGAAAATTGTATAAACCTGAAATATTGGAAAATGGTGATACACTGCGACAATTGATGGCTAGAGCTCGTTATGCATTGTATAAATCTCCGGAAAAATGGACTACATCTCAAGAAATCAGAGCTCGTTTATTATTTGAAAGATTTCCCGAAATTAAGAAAGCATACAGGCTCTCGGATGGACTTAGAAAAATATACAATCAATCTTTAGAACCAAATGTAGCTAGACTTAAACTAGCACAATGGTTCGATGAAATTGAAAGAGCCGGAATGGATTCTTTTAATTCAATAAAAAGAACTTTTGAAGTACATCATAAACAAATTGTTAATTATTTCTTGAATAGAAGTACAAACGCTTTTGCCGAATCTTTAAATGCTAAAATTAAAAATTTCAGAAGATCTTTAAGAGGGATTGTTGATTTAGATTTCTTCCTTTTTAGGTTATCTAAAATTTTTGCTTAG
- the ispG gene encoding (E)-4-hydroxy-3-methylbut-2-enyl-diphosphate synthase codes for MSFSQHTQFCKDLFNYTRRKSSEVKIGNTPLGANEPIQVQSMTNTDTNNIEASVEQTIKMIESGAKYVRLTAQGIKEAESLKFIKANLLKKGYNTPLVADIHFNPKAASIAAKYVDKVRINPGNFVDKRADFKSQDYSEEQYHEDLKKIRETFIPFLDICKEYNTAIRIGTNHGSLSDRIMTKYGDTPQGMVESTLEFLRICKEQNFMNVTISIKSSNTVMMVKTVRLLIMKMEEENMNFPLHLGVTEAGEGEDGRIKSAVGTGALLNDGIGDTIRISLTENPEIESPVGKKLVDYVLEKENHNLITPLKNTHINLLDFYKRNTSMVQNIGSKKVPVVISDLSHEKYLTADLPEKAGFIQDQDSLEWTKGKLAADYIYVNGYDPIFTDYPKDLKIIVDQECWQQTDQLTDKSYPLFQSQEFLRFNPLAFCCDIHFVECSYSDLTDDFIANVNENKKVVLICKSNHKNAFAEQRAFALRLIESSCEAPIIFKRSFHENNLEDLQLKSSCDLGALFIDGFGNGISICNNGNIPQEDVLSTGFGILQAARVRTSKTEFVSCPGCGRTLFKLQDVVAQVKKEFAHLTHLKIGVMGCIVNGPGEMGDVDYGYVGAGPGKVWLYKGHKVVRKNIASDKAIEELKEIIKNNGDWINDNKE; via the coding sequence ATGAGTTTTTCACAGCATACGCAGTTTTGTAAAGATCTTTTTAACTACACTCGTCGCAAATCGAGCGAAGTAAAAATCGGAAATACTCCACTTGGAGCAAACGAGCCTATTCAGGTTCAATCGATGACCAACACCGATACTAATAACATTGAAGCTAGTGTTGAGCAAACAATTAAAATGATTGAGTCTGGTGCTAAATATGTACGATTAACTGCTCAAGGTATTAAAGAAGCCGAAAGTTTAAAATTTATAAAGGCTAATCTGCTAAAAAAAGGATATAACACACCTTTAGTTGCCGATATTCATTTTAATCCAAAGGCTGCTTCTATTGCTGCTAAATATGTTGATAAAGTTCGAATTAATCCTGGAAATTTTGTAGATAAACGTGCTGATTTTAAAAGTCAGGATTACAGCGAAGAACAATATCATGAAGATTTGAAAAAAATTCGTGAAACATTTATTCCTTTTCTTGATATCTGTAAAGAATATAATACAGCCATTAGAATTGGAACAAATCATGGTTCTTTATCCGACCGTATAATGACTAAATATGGCGATACACCGCAAGGAATGGTTGAGTCGACATTAGAGTTTTTACGCATTTGTAAAGAACAGAATTTTATGAATGTTACCATTTCTATTAAATCGAGCAATACTGTAATGATGGTAAAAACGGTTCGATTATTAATTATGAAAATGGAAGAAGAAAATATGAATTTTCCATTGCATTTGGGAGTAACCGAAGCCGGAGAAGGAGAAGATGGACGAATTAAATCGGCAGTTGGAACCGGAGCTTTACTAAACGATGGCATTGGCGATACCATAAGAATTTCACTTACCGAAAATCCTGAAATTGAATCTCCGGTTGGAAAAAAATTAGTAGACTATGTGCTTGAAAAAGAAAATCATAATTTAATTACTCCCCTTAAGAATACGCATATTAATTTGCTGGATTTTTATAAACGAAATACCAGTATGGTTCAGAATATTGGCAGTAAAAAAGTTCCTGTTGTTATTTCTGATTTAAGTCATGAAAAATACTTAACCGCCGATTTACCTGAAAAAGCTGGATTTATTCAAGATCAGGATAGTTTGGAATGGACAAAAGGGAAGCTTGCAGCTGATTATATTTATGTAAATGGATATGATCCAATATTTACAGATTATCCTAAAGATCTTAAAATAATTGTGGATCAGGAATGTTGGCAACAAACAGATCAATTAACCGACAAATCGTACCCTTTGTTTCAAAGCCAGGAATTTTTACGTTTTAATCCTTTAGCTTTTTGTTGCGATATTCATTTTGTAGAATGCTCGTATAGTGATCTTACCGATGATTTCATTGCCAATGTAAACGAAAATAAAAAAGTAGTGCTCATTTGTAAATCGAATCATAAAAATGCATTTGCAGAACAAAGAGCATTTGCTTTGCGCTTAATTGAAAGTAGTTGCGAGGCTCCTATTATTTTTAAAAGATCCTTTCACGAAAATAATCTGGAAGATTTACAATTAAAATCGTCGTGCGATTTAGGGGCTTTATTTATAGATGGATTTGGAAATGGAATTTCTATTTGTAATAATGGAAATATACCTCAGGAGGATGTACTTTCTACTGGTTTTGGGATATTACAAGCTGCAAGAGTTAGAACCAGTAAAACTGAATTTGTATCCTGTCCTGGTTGCGGGAGAACCTTATTTAAGTTACAAGATGTGGTTGCTCAGGTAAAAAAAGAATTTGCTCACTTAACGCATTTAAAAATTGGCGTTATGGGATGTATTGTAAATGGTCCGGGCGAAATGGGCGATGTGGATTATGGTTACGTAGGAGCAGGACCTGGAAAGGTGTGGCTTTACAAAGGTCATAAAGTGGTTCGAAAAAATATTGCAAGCGATAAAGCAATAGAAGAGCTAAAAGAAATTATTAAAAATAATGGCGATTGGATTAACGATAATAAAGAATAA
- a CDS encoding DUF6266 family protein: MGKINQGILGGFSGKVGNVIGGNWKGIDYMRVKPASVANPKTEGQVDQRSKFSTVLKFLQPMKDFVKTGFKDYANKMTQFNSAMSYNLKNAITGDYPDYTIDYENALISRGSLAGVLNGTLASIDHGFVDFSWVDNSSDGNASSIDKAMVLVYNQSRNEAIFMTEGSTRETGILKLAVPENYAGQSVDCFISFISEDGANVSNSKYLGSIVVD; this comes from the coding sequence ATGGGTAAGATTAATCAAGGAATCCTAGGTGGATTCAGCGGAAAAGTAGGTAACGTAATCGGTGGTAACTGGAAAGGTATCGATTACATGAGAGTTAAGCCAGCAAGTGTGGCAAATCCTAAGACAGAAGGACAGGTAGATCAGCGATCTAAGTTTTCAACTGTTTTAAAATTTTTACAGCCAATGAAAGATTTTGTTAAAACTGGCTTTAAAGATTATGCAAATAAAATGACACAGTTTAATAGTGCAATGTCATATAATCTTAAGAATGCAATTACAGGAGATTATCCAGACTATACCATTGATTATGAAAATGCATTAATTAGTCGTGGAAGTTTGGCAGGTGTACTAAATGGAACTCTTGCTTCTATTGATCATGGATTTGTTGATTTTTCATGGGTAGATAATTCTTCTGATGGAAATGCAAGTTCTATAGATAAAGCTATGGTTTTGGTTTATAATCAATCGAGAAATGAAGCAATTTTTATGACAGAAGGATCGACTAGAGAAACAGGAATATTAAAATTAGCAGTTCCTGAAAATTATGCAGGACAGTCTGTGGATTGTTTTATTTCTTTCATTAGTGAAGATGGAGCTAATGTTTCAAATAGTAAATATTTAGGATCTATCGTAGTTGATTAA
- a CDS encoding HAD family phosphatase, with the protein MQKYNSIPNIIFDFGGVLMNIDPQKAVNSFQQIGLEDVRLIKSEYQKNGLFDKLEKGIISADQFRFEIRKHISRKVSDEEIDLAWNSMLLDLPFERLELLKQLRKSHRLFLLSNTNIIHWTAYMQKIKDTHDVCLSDFFEKDYYSHNMGLRKPDSKIYSTVLEAEGLLAQDTLFIDDMFANVEGARSVGMKAHFLDLENGETVLDLFKSI; encoded by the coding sequence ATGCAAAAATACAATTCAATCCCAAATATAATCTTCGATTTCGGTGGAGTACTTATGAATATTGATCCTCAAAAAGCAGTTAATAGTTTTCAGCAAATTGGTTTAGAGGATGTTCGCTTAATAAAGAGTGAATATCAAAAAAATGGTTTATTCGATAAACTTGAAAAAGGAATTATTAGTGCCGACCAATTTAGATTCGAAATTCGTAAGCATATTAGTCGAAAAGTAAGCGATGAAGAGATTGATTTAGCCTGGAATTCCATGTTACTTGATCTTCCTTTTGAGAGATTAGAACTTTTAAAGCAACTAAGAAAGAGTCACAGATTATTTTTATTAAGCAACACAAATATTATTCATTGGACTGCTTATATGCAAAAAATTAAAGATACTCATGATGTTTGTTTGTCTGATTTTTTTGAAAAAGATTATTATTCTCATAATATGGGGCTTCGTAAACCTGATTCTAAGATATATTCTACAGTATTGGAAGCTGAAGGTTTATTAGCTCAGGATACTTTGTTTATTGATGATATGTTTGCAAATGTTGAAGGAGCAAGATCGGTAGGAATGAAGGCGCATTTTCTTGATTTGGAGAATGGGGAAACAGTCTTAGATTTATTTAAGAGTATTTAG